In Streptomyces paludis, the genomic stretch GATGGTGTTTCGCGGTGGAAATGGACCAGGTGCTGACCGGGCCCTTGACAACCGATCCGCACGCGGTCCCGTCAGATTTCTGCGGCTGCGCCTCGATCCATGTCTCGACCTGAGTTCCCGTATAGGCGGACGTACCGCCGGAACAGATCGAGGAAGCGGGCTTGCATGTGGTCAGCTGGGCGTCCTGGACCACTGTCGTACGACCGGATCCGACCGGTGCGTAGGTCTGCCCGAGAGTCGTCAGGGTACTGCCCCGTGCGACGACCGCGGCACTGACATCAGGGAGTGTCCAGCGTGCCGCACCCCCGTACCGCGAGCGCACGATCTGTGCACCGGCCGGTATTTTCATGCCCACCGTCCGGCCGTCCTTGATGATGGTCGAATAACTCGTGACCGAAATTCTGCATTCGTATGTGTCCGTCGTGGGCGCCACGAACATCCATCGCAGTACGGGGGTGAGCGAAGTCTCCGCCGGAGGCACCAGATTCGTTGCCCAATAAGCGCCGGATTCCTGATCCGCGGGCAGCTCGGCACCGTTCGAGTACCGGCAGCGGATCGCGAAGGTATTGCCGATGTTGTCACCGGCCTTGAGCGGATCCACACTGCTGACCGTCAGGCCGGTCGCCCGGAGGTAGGACTTCTCGCCTTCCGTCGCGTCGAACATCACACTCGTGCCGGGTATGTCCTTGTATGTGTATGCGTTCGGATCGACCTGGTAGGCAAAATCGGACGAAGCGGCGTGAGCCTCCGTCGGCGCGCCGCCGAGCGCGCCTTGAGCCGCCAGCATCAGCACCGCCACCATCGCCGCCGGTCCGATACGCCATGACGTCATAGGAAATCCCCCCAGGATCAGCACATCAGGTTAACGAAAAGTAACACAGAGCGATCTTCGGAGGGGTGACCGTATCCTCGCTCCGCAAGCCCGCTTACGGAAGGCATGAAAAGTGACGTACAGGGTCCAGCCCACCGCCCAGGTCGACGCGACCGCCGTGATCGGCGACGGGAGCAGCGTCTGGGACCTCGCGCAGATCCGCGAGCACGCGACGCTCGGGGACGGGTGTGTGGTGGGGCGCGGGGCGTACGTCGGCACCGGTGTCCGGATCGGGGACAACGTCAAGATCCAGAACTACGCCCTGGTGTACGAGCCCGCCGAACTGGCCGACGGCGTGTTCATCGGCCCCTCCGTGGTCCTCACCAATGACCACAACCCCCGCTCCGTCGATCCCGAGGGCAAGCAGAAGCGCGGCGACGACTGGGAAGCGGTCGGGGTGAAGGTCGCCGAGGGGGCCTCGCTCGGCGCCAGGTCCGTCTGTGTGGCTCCCGTACGCGTCGGCCGCTGGGCCATGGTCGCCGCGGGCGCCGTGGTGACCAAGGACGTGCCGGACTTCGCCCTGGTCGTCGGGGTGCCCGCGCGCCGTATCGGCTGGGTGGGCCGGGCCGGAGTGCGGCTGGAGGAGCGCGACGGAGAGCCGGGCGTATGGGAGTGCCCGCGGACCGGCTCGCTGCACGACGAGAAGAACGGCGTGCTGACGGAGCGGGTTCTGACAGAGCGCGCGGGCTGAACAGCGCGCACGACGGGCCGGCAAAAAACATCGGTCGTCACGTACATCCCTCGGTCGCCGTGGAGCGTCTGTTCTGACGTCCGTGCACGCATACGTGCACGGACGCGACGGAACCCGAGAAGAACGGTGATCCCCTCCCGTGCCGACTGGACCGATGGCCGCACCCGCCGGGCGTACTCTCCTGCCCTCGATCAGTGAGGTCACCTGGTACGGGCGGAGCGGGGGTGACCTTCTTCTGCGTCCTCTCGGGCTTCGTCCTCGCCTGGACGTACGACGGCAGGCAGGTGCCGGCGAGGGTCTTCCACCGGCGGCGGTCCGCCCGGATCCGGCCGCTGCTCGTTGCCTCGGTCGTGGTCTCCGTGGCGGTGTGGACCGCGCTGGGCGCCTGGCACCTGTTCCACGAGATCGTGATCCGCTCGCTCCTGGGCGGCTTCGGAAAGCCCGAACCGGGCCTCGATACCGCCCTGTTGTGGCTCGTGACACTTCTCATAAGTCTCACAGTGGCGGCCATTGCCTACTATTACGTGGAACATCCACTCGAACGCCCGCTGCGCCGCGTCGGCCCCGCCGGGCCGCCGTGGTGTGGACACTCCGCAGCCGGTACACCGGCGCTGAAGAGCCGTCCAGAGCCGTTTTCCCCCTTCGCACGCCCCAGCCCGCCACCACCATGGCCTTGAAGAAGAGTGTTCGATGAAAGTCGTCAGCATCGTCGGTGCCCGCCCCCAGCTGGTGAAGCTCGCACCCGTCGCAGCAGCGTTCGCGGGCACCGAGCACCAGCACTTCATCGTGCACACGGGGCAGCATTACGACGCCGATCTCTCCGATGTCTTCTTCGACGGACTGGGCATTCCCGCACCCGACATCCACCTCGGCGTCGGCTCCGGCAGCCACGGCGTCCAGACCGGCGCGGTGCTCTCCGCGCTCGACGCGGTGTTCGAGGCGGAGCAGCCCGACTGGGTCCTCGTGTACGGCGACACCAACTCCACCGTCGCGGGAGCCCTGTCCGCGGTGAAGATGCATCTGCCGGTGGCGCATCTGGAGGCCGGGCTGCGCTCCTTCAACCGGCGCATGCCCGAGGAGCACAACCGCGTCCTCACCGATCACTGCGCCGATCTGCTGCTCGCCCCCACCGAGGAGGCCATGGGCCATCTCGCCAACGAGGGCCTGGCCGGCCGCGCCCGGCTGGCCGGGGATGTCATGGTCGACATCTGTCTGCGGATCCGGGACGCCGTACGGGCCGGGGAGCACGCCGCGCCCGTACTGCCCGAGGGAATCGACCCGTCGCGGCCGTTCCTGCTCGCGACGCTGCACCGGCCGGACAACACC encodes the following:
- a CDS encoding acyltransferase; protein product: MTYRVQPTAQVDATAVIGDGSSVWDLAQIREHATLGDGCVVGRGAYVGTGVRIGDNVKIQNYALVYEPAELADGVFIGPSVVLTNDHNPRSVDPEGKQKRGDDWEAVGVKVAEGASLGARSVCVAPVRVGRWAMVAAGAVVTKDVPDFALVVGVPARRIGWVGRAGVRLEERDGEPGVWECPRTGSLHDEKNGVLTERVLTERAG
- the wecB gene encoding non-hydrolyzing UDP-N-acetylglucosamine 2-epimerase, translating into MKVVSIVGARPQLVKLAPVAAAFAGTEHQHFIVHTGQHYDADLSDVFFDGLGIPAPDIHLGVGSGSHGVQTGAVLSALDAVFEAEQPDWVLVYGDTNSTVAGALSAVKMHLPVAHLEAGLRSFNRRMPEEHNRVLTDHCADLLLAPTEEAMGHLANEGLAGRARLAGDVMVDICLRIRDAVRAGEHAAPVLPEGIDPSRPFLLATLHRPDNTDDPARLAALVDSLARLPLPVALPAHPRLVARAEEYGISLTRGSLHAGRPLPYAGLVAAVLASSGVITDSGGLQKEAFLLERICTTVRPETEWVETVRTGWNALVADPHLLSDEKWAATVTRSTPAGDAGTPYGDGRAAHNVVKLMEEWKRGSRLV